One window of Phycisphaeraceae bacterium genomic DNA carries:
- a CDS encoding histidine phosphatase family protein, with protein sequence MKARMDARLLGMVGVTTLIIAGIAAAQSAATGAGAGPRTIDTLLRIGGRMHPMLVHFPIAMVLVAAGIETGRAILRRPTPARTSINMLGIGVLTAAAAIASGWLNGDFENHASNAETLELHRWVGIGGGAGALLAFVVGLGASKSRRALVVFRVLLLAAAGAIGFTGHLGGSMVYGEGYLLAPLKMGAEPLRSEPIRDEDPRAPREGSAVGAGIAGPVSFDRDVLPIFEARCVECHGPSRARASLRLDSLERAMDAEPWVLSIAEPERSDLIARVKMSQSEDGAMPPKGERLAAREIALIEAWIVSLARERNNEGARVDDVLPTLGSSERGGGSEPFVDSPLSLDDPGAQAWSAEQITVLRSLRSRGARIEPVSAESDLLDANLSLMSPACDGDALAMLSPILPRIQRLDLSGSALTSGDLAAIAGAESLRSLTLNRTGIDDSVAGLLASLPMLETLVVTGTQFGDSGLRALSVSATLRRVYAADSRVTAAGVSSVSEAFEVTLGVPDRGIMVYLVRHAEKESEGADPGLTEAGLARAGALAVALLGEPIDAVYVTQFTRTQLTAKPLADRAGVRQTVIEAGRDIAAHASEVAAAVRRGTRGRAVLIAGHSNTIPEIVRALGVNDAIVIDDSQYGDLFVVELRPDGARLVDRRRFGA encoded by the coding sequence ATGAAGGCACGGATGGATGCTCGTTTGCTCGGGATGGTGGGCGTGACGACGCTGATCATCGCTGGGATCGCCGCGGCACAGAGTGCCGCAACGGGAGCGGGTGCCGGTCCTCGCACGATTGATACGCTGCTTCGGATCGGCGGTCGTATGCATCCGATGCTGGTTCACTTCCCGATTGCGATGGTGCTGGTAGCTGCTGGAATCGAGACGGGGCGAGCGATCCTGAGGCGGCCGACACCGGCGCGAACATCGATCAACATGCTGGGGATTGGCGTGCTCACGGCTGCTGCGGCTATAGCGAGCGGATGGCTCAATGGTGATTTTGAGAACCATGCCAGCAACGCAGAGACGCTGGAGTTGCATCGATGGGTGGGTATCGGGGGCGGAGCGGGTGCGCTGCTCGCGTTTGTGGTTGGACTGGGTGCTTCCAAATCGAGGCGTGCGCTCGTGGTGTTTCGGGTCCTCCTCTTGGCGGCTGCTGGAGCGATCGGATTTACAGGGCATCTCGGCGGGAGCATGGTGTACGGAGAGGGGTACTTGCTCGCGCCGCTGAAGATGGGTGCTGAGCCCCTGAGGAGCGAGCCAATCAGAGATGAGGATCCGCGTGCGCCACGGGAAGGGAGTGCGGTCGGGGCAGGGATTGCGGGCCCGGTGTCGTTCGACCGAGACGTGCTTCCGATCTTTGAGGCGCGATGTGTTGAATGTCACGGTCCTTCGCGTGCTCGCGCTTCGCTTCGACTTGATTCACTTGAGAGGGCAATGGACGCGGAGCCGTGGGTGCTGAGCATCGCCGAGCCAGAGCGGAGCGACCTGATCGCCAGGGTGAAGATGAGCCAGAGCGAGGACGGCGCGATGCCCCCGAAGGGTGAGCGACTGGCTGCGCGTGAGATTGCGTTGATCGAGGCGTGGATCGTCTCTCTCGCTCGGGAAAGGAACAACGAAGGGGCGCGGGTCGATGATGTACTTCCAACACTGGGCTCGAGCGAACGTGGAGGGGGTTCGGAGCCCTTCGTGGACAGCCCTCTATCCCTAGATGATCCGGGCGCACAGGCGTGGTCAGCAGAGCAGATCACGGTGTTGCGATCTCTGCGGTCTCGCGGAGCAAGGATCGAACCCGTCTCGGCTGAGTCGGATCTTCTCGACGCGAATCTGTCGTTGATGTCGCCAGCGTGCGATGGCGACGCGCTCGCGATGCTCAGTCCGATCCTCCCTCGTATTCAGCGTTTGGATCTTTCGGGTTCGGCTCTGACAAGCGGAGATCTTGCCGCGATCGCTGGCGCCGAATCGCTGCGTTCGCTCACTCTCAACCGAACGGGGATAGACGACTCAGTGGCCGGGTTGCTCGCTTCATTGCCAATGCTCGAGACCTTGGTTGTGACAGGCACGCAATTTGGGGACTCAGGTCTGCGTGCGCTGTCGGTTTCGGCAACACTCCGCAGGGTGTATGCCGCGGACTCACGCGTGACAGCTGCGGGGGTGTCTTCGGTGTCAGAGGCGTTTGAGGTGACGCTTGGCGTACCGGATAGAGGCATCATGGTGTATCTCGTGCGTCACGCCGAGAAGGAGTCGGAGGGTGCGGACCCCGGATTGACGGAGGCGGGACTTGCGCGGGCGGGGGCATTGGCAGTGGCATTGCTCGGAGAGCCGATCGATGCGGTGTATGTCACGCAGTTTACTCGGACGCAGCTCACGGCAAAGCCGCTTGCGGATCGGGCGGGCGTGCGACAGACGGTCATCGAAGCAGGCCGCGACATCGCGGCGCACGCCTCCGAAGTTGCGGCGGCGGTGCGTCGCGGCACGCGAGGGCGCGCGGTCTTGATTGCCGGGCATAGCAACACGATCCCTGAGATCGTGCGGGCTCTGGGCGTGAACGATGCCATCGTGATCGACGACAGCCAGTACGGTGATCTGTTTGTCGTGGAACTCCGGCCGGATGGGGCGAGATTGGTCGATCGGCGCCGTTTCGGGGCCTGA
- a CDS encoding class I SAM-dependent methyltransferase — MPLTTPHTDSRPQASEIQTLRRVLVERAAALCDARNYRRIALYGAGRHTLPIIRQPWQWHDVQVVAILDDTPRVPSLRGVPVLRPHDLTLTPPGSIHAVVISSETYESEIYERAIRNPALRGIPILRIYSEPAPARPSPADIYARLITRWGLTESDARWLAENRDERHDATLPMLPPERTELHLRRYEFAARYVAGRHVVDAACGTGYGSSLLTIQGAAASVTGIDIDPRATDYATRRFGSPNTRFICASATATGLPANSYDVGVSFETIEHIQDAPGLLNEFARILKPGATLVLSTPNNAGLTKHHVHTFTQQSLGELLSTRFTDIQWHGQWARMAPPASEPAAGIRPVEPDESPEYLIAVATPKK, encoded by the coding sequence ATGCCGCTGACTACTCCCCATACGGATTCGCGCCCGCAAGCCAGTGAGATCCAGACGCTTCGCAGAGTGCTCGTCGAGAGGGCCGCCGCCCTCTGCGATGCCCGCAACTACCGGCGCATCGCTCTGTACGGCGCGGGCCGCCACACCCTCCCCATCATCCGCCAACCCTGGCAATGGCACGATGTTCAGGTTGTCGCGATCCTCGACGACACACCCCGCGTTCCATCGCTCCGTGGCGTACCCGTCCTGCGCCCCCACGACCTCACCCTTACCCCGCCGGGCTCCATCCACGCCGTCGTGATCAGTTCTGAAACCTACGAATCCGAGATCTACGAGCGCGCCATCCGTAACCCCGCCCTCCGCGGCATCCCCATCCTCCGCATCTACAGCGAGCCCGCCCCCGCGCGCCCATCCCCCGCCGACATCTACGCCCGCCTCATCACCCGCTGGGGACTCACCGAATCCGACGCCCGCTGGCTCGCCGAGAATCGTGACGAACGCCACGACGCCACACTCCCGATGCTCCCGCCGGAGCGCACAGAACTCCACCTCCGCCGCTACGAGTTTGCCGCACGCTACGTCGCGGGTCGCCACGTCGTAGACGCCGCGTGCGGCACCGGGTACGGTTCCTCGCTGCTCACGATTCAGGGTGCCGCAGCCAGCGTCACCGGGATTGACATCGACCCTCGCGCAACCGACTACGCCACGCGCCGCTTCGGCTCACCCAACACCAGGTTCATCTGCGCCAGCGCCACAGCAACGGGCCTTCCAGCCAACTCATACGACGTCGGCGTCAGCTTCGAGACCATCGAGCACATCCAAGACGCTCCCGGACTCTTGAACGAGTTCGCCCGCATCCTGAAGCCCGGCGCAACACTCGTGCTCAGCACACCCAACAACGCGGGGCTCACCAAGCACCACGTCCACACCTTCACCCAGCAGTCACTGGGTGAACTCCTCTCCACTCGCTTCACCGACATCCAGTGGCACGGCCAGTGGGCACGAATGGCCCCGCCTGCCTCAGAGCCCGCTGCGGGTATTCGCCCGGTCGAACCCGACGAATCACCCGAATACCTCATCGCCGTCGCCACGCCGAAGAAGTGA
- a CDS encoding DUF1501 domain-containing protein, whose product MPSNPSNPPRDPHLTPSRLSEARDVTRRHFFGELKNGVGLIALASLLGNTSRANASTVSPEPLPADLFTSRIPHFAPKAKRVIYMHMSGSPPQQDLFDYKPRLNELDGQLCPDSLLEKERFAFIKGHPKILGSPYRFARVGQSGMWCSQLLPSFASIADEVTLIRSMHTDQFNHAPAELFLYTGSPRLGRPSIGSWAVYGLGSENQNLPGFVVLLSGGSNPSSGKSVWGSGFLPSVYQGCQCRSEGEPILYVNNPKGVDRPTRREALDLLGHLNRTRHASHNDPETLSRVEQYELAFRMQVSVPEVMDISAEPSHILSMYGADPAAPSFARNCVLARRMLERGVRYVQLFDHGWDVHGTHPGDDIITQLPIKCRQTDQAAAALVLDLKQRGMLEDTLVVWSGEFGRTAMNEERAGSKFLGRDHHPHCFTIWMAGAGLKRGYVHGETDELGYRITRDPVHIHDLQATMLHALGLNHEKLTYRFQGRDFRLTDVHGRVIHELFA is encoded by the coding sequence GTGCCATCCAACCCCTCAAACCCGCCCCGAGACCCTCACCTTACTCCGTCCCGACTCTCCGAAGCACGCGACGTCACACGCCGCCATTTCTTCGGCGAACTCAAGAACGGCGTCGGCCTCATCGCGCTCGCATCGCTCCTCGGCAACACATCTCGCGCGAACGCCTCGACCGTCTCGCCAGAGCCGTTGCCGGCAGACCTCTTCACCTCACGCATCCCCCACTTCGCGCCGAAGGCAAAGCGCGTCATCTACATGCACATGTCCGGCTCCCCGCCCCAGCAGGATCTCTTCGACTACAAGCCGCGCCTCAACGAACTCGACGGCCAGCTCTGCCCCGATTCGCTTCTCGAGAAAGAACGCTTCGCCTTCATCAAGGGCCATCCGAAGATCCTCGGATCGCCCTATCGCTTCGCAAGAGTCGGCCAGTCCGGCATGTGGTGCTCCCAACTCCTCCCCAGTTTCGCATCCATCGCCGACGAAGTCACGCTGATCCGATCGATGCACACCGATCAGTTCAACCATGCACCAGCGGAACTCTTTCTCTACACCGGCTCACCACGCCTCGGCAGGCCATCCATCGGCTCATGGGCCGTCTACGGACTCGGCTCTGAGAATCAGAATCTCCCCGGCTTCGTCGTCCTCCTCTCGGGCGGCTCAAATCCCTCCTCAGGCAAGTCTGTCTGGGGGAGCGGTTTCCTCCCGTCCGTCTATCAGGGATGCCAGTGCCGCTCCGAAGGCGAGCCGATCCTCTACGTCAACAACCCGAAGGGCGTTGACCGCCCCACCCGCCGCGAGGCACTCGACCTTCTCGGCCACCTGAATCGAACACGCCACGCATCGCACAACGACCCAGAGACACTCAGCCGCGTCGAGCAGTACGAACTCGCCTTCCGCATGCAGGTCTCCGTCCCCGAAGTGATGGACATCTCAGCAGAACCAAGCCACATCCTCAGCATGTACGGAGCCGATCCCGCGGCTCCCAGCTTCGCTCGAAACTGCGTCCTCGCCCGACGCATGCTCGAACGGGGCGTCCGCTACGTCCAACTCTTCGACCACGGCTGGGATGTCCACGGCACACACCCCGGCGACGACATCATCACCCAACTGCCGATCAAGTGCCGACAGACCGATCAGGCAGCCGCCGCCCTCGTGCTCGACCTCAAGCAACGCGGCATGCTCGAGGACACGCTGGTCGTATGGTCCGGCGAGTTCGGCCGCACCGCCATGAACGAAGAACGCGCCGGCTCAAAGTTCCTGGGACGCGACCACCACCCCCACTGCTTCACCATCTGGATGGCCGGTGCCGGACTCAAACGCGGTTATGTCCACGGTGAGACCGATGAACTCGGCTACCGCATCACTCGCGACCCCGTCCACATCCACGACCTTCAGGCCACCATGCTGCACGCGCTCGGCCTCAACCACGAGAAGCTCACGTACCGATTCCAGGGACGCGACTTCCGCCTGACCGACGTCCACGGCCGCGTCATCCACGAGCTCTTCGCGTGA
- a CDS encoding PSD1 domain-containing protein, translating to MLDTVRTLARAIRRLALPVVALLITCPITHGAHSEEPALQVPSSPLLFSRDVRPILSNNCFKCHGPDEQTRQAGLRLDTRDGALEAIRAGNPDASLLIRRIETSDESERMPPPEVSTHGLSDPQIAVLRRWISEGVTWSEHWSFVPPVRSDPPPPSNPAWPRRPLDNWVLASLTDAGLEPSPEADRRTLIRRVSLDLIGLPPTPEETDAFVNDASPDAYERVVDRLLASPRFGEKWARWWLDLARYADTKGYEKDDRRTMWPYRDWVIRALNDGIPFDRFSLLQLAGDLQAEPTTDDLVATAFHRNTMTNDEGGTDDEEYRTAAVIDRVNTTMEIWQGLTMGCAQCHTHKYDPITHTDYFAFAAIFNNTEDADRYPVESPVLPLPSDEQRSKIDALNAEIARLQAAAETEPALAKDLEPQLAEQRKQLGDLQNAVIKIPIMRELQGDQRRTTHRLSGGSHLAPQEAVQPGIPAMLAGVSESNPTNRHELAAWLFDPDNPLTARVIVNRVWEQLWGEGLVTTLEDFGTQGAWPTHSELLDSLAIAFRDGTYSDATSPHPWDFKRLLRELVTSSTYRQSSASSQGSYADDPANLRLARGPRLRLDAETIRDQVLAASGLLSSKMYGPSVFPYQPDGLWIMIYSGDRWNQSTGEDAHRRSLYTFIRRTVPHPAMTTFDAPSREVCISRRIRTNTPLQAMVTLNDPQFVEASQGLARLAIRAHVDDASRAAFIMQRVLCRPPTADELAAMLHSLAFLRTRYADSPDDALAAATEPLGPLDPAIPPSEAASWSVLASVILNLDEALTKE from the coding sequence ATGCTCGACACCGTCCGCACCCTCGCCCGAGCCATACGACGACTCGCTCTCCCTGTCGTCGCTCTCCTGATCACATGCCCCATCACTCACGGCGCACACTCGGAAGAGCCGGCTCTTCAAGTCCCATCAAGCCCGCTTCTCTTCAGTCGCGATGTCCGTCCCATCCTCTCGAACAACTGCTTCAAGTGCCACGGACCAGACGAACAGACTCGCCAGGCGGGGCTCCGGCTCGACACACGCGATGGCGCGCTCGAAGCCATACGAGCAGGGAACCCCGACGCGAGTCTCCTTATCCGACGGATCGAGACATCCGACGAATCTGAGCGAATGCCGCCGCCCGAAGTCTCCACACACGGGCTCTCCGATCCGCAGATCGCAGTCCTCCGCAGGTGGATCTCTGAGGGCGTCACATGGAGCGAGCACTGGTCCTTTGTGCCGCCAGTCCGATCAGATCCGCCTCCCCCGTCGAACCCCGCGTGGCCGCGCCGTCCGCTCGACAACTGGGTCCTCGCCTCGCTCACGGACGCAGGACTCGAACCCTCCCCCGAGGCAGATCGCCGCACGCTGATCCGTCGCGTCTCACTCGACCTCATCGGGCTCCCACCCACGCCCGAAGAGACGGACGCTTTCGTCAACGACGCGTCGCCGGACGCCTACGAACGCGTTGTTGACCGACTCCTCGCCTCCCCTCGCTTTGGCGAGAAATGGGCCCGCTGGTGGCTCGATCTCGCACGCTACGCCGACACCAAGGGCTACGAGAAAGACGACCGCCGCACCATGTGGCCCTATCGGGACTGGGTCATCCGCGCTCTGAACGACGGCATCCCCTTCGACCGCTTCTCCCTCCTCCAACTCGCCGGAGATCTCCAAGCCGAACCGACAACCGACGATCTCGTTGCAACAGCGTTCCATCGCAACACCATGACAAACGACGAGGGTGGCACCGACGACGAAGAGTACCGCACCGCAGCCGTCATTGACCGTGTCAACACCACGATGGAGATCTGGCAGGGGCTCACCATGGGCTGCGCCCAGTGCCATACCCATAAGTACGACCCGATCACACACACCGACTACTTTGCCTTCGCCGCCATCTTCAACAACACCGAAGATGCGGACCGGTATCCCGTCGAGTCGCCCGTCCTGCCCCTCCCCAGCGATGAGCAACGCAGCAAGATCGACGCGCTCAACGCGGAGATCGCACGCCTCCAAGCCGCGGCCGAAACCGAGCCGGCACTCGCAAAGGACCTTGAGCCACAGCTCGCGGAGCAGCGAAAGCAGCTCGGCGACCTCCAGAATGCCGTGATCAAGATCCCCATCATGCGAGAACTCCAGGGAGATCAGCGCCGCACGACACACCGCCTTTCCGGTGGAAGCCATCTCGCGCCGCAGGAAGCTGTCCAACCCGGCATTCCGGCGATGCTCGCGGGTGTGAGCGAGTCGAATCCAACAAACCGCCACGAACTCGCCGCGTGGCTCTTCGACCCGGACAATCCGCTTACCGCTCGCGTCATTGTCAACCGCGTCTGGGAGCAGCTCTGGGGCGAGGGGCTCGTCACGACACTGGAAGACTTCGGCACACAGGGCGCGTGGCCCACTCACTCCGAACTCCTCGACTCACTCGCGATCGCCTTCCGCGACGGCACCTACTCCGACGCCACCTCACCGCATCCGTGGGACTTCAAACGCCTCCTCCGAGAGCTTGTCACGTCGTCTACATACCGACAATCCTCTGCCTCATCACAAGGTTCATACGCAGACGATCCCGCGAACCTGCGGCTCGCCCGCGGGCCTCGCCTGCGACTCGACGCGGAAACCATCCGCGATCAGGTGCTCGCCGCCTCTGGACTGCTCTCCTCGAAGATGTATGGCCCCTCAGTCTTTCCTTATCAACCCGATGGGCTCTGGATCATGATCTACAGCGGCGATCGATGGAACCAGAGCACCGGCGAAGATGCCCACAGACGCAGTCTCTACACCTTCATCCGACGCACCGTCCCGCACCCGGCCATGACCACGTTCGACGCCCCGAGCCGTGAGGTCTGCATCTCAAGACGCATCCGCACCAACACGCCGCTCCAGGCCATGGTGACCCTCAACGACCCACAGTTTGTGGAAGCGTCGCAGGGCCTCGCTCGCCTCGCCATCCGCGCCCACGTGGACGATGCCTCACGCGCCGCCTTCATCATGCAGCGAGTCCTCTGTCGCCCACCCACAGCCGATGAACTCGCAGCCATGCTCCATTCTCTCGCCTTCCTCCGCACTCGCTACGCCGACAGCCCCGATGACGCACTCGCCGCCGCGACCGAACCGCTTGGCCCGCTCGACCCGGCTATTCCACCATCCGAAGCCGCCTCGTGGAGCGTTCTCGCGTCCGTCATCCTCAACCTCGACGAAGCCCTCACCAAAGAGTGA
- a CDS encoding sulfotransferase domain-containing protein: protein MTPHPHPSHTPRSRGIDYIVLASAKSGTTWMQRLLSAHPQVHCSESRLFGRYFDKDNPSGPNLTVESYIENLARHYHPPVPTPDAPAFYQSLLHNVIDAVAQTARDASGKPLYGEKFTPYLGTGQHAIEQLHRYNPALKLINLVRDGRDVVVSGAAHWSNLQLRTATHESAPEIRDALSNRRVLAQPFEFFTELWIDSATAGQRANSLFDSVLTIQYEQMLASPIQTTVRVLRFIGADPAHAERCVESASFRALSGGRNSGQEDPTSFFRRGVAGDWQTWLSDEQIAAFDARAGSLLESLGYERSITASATT from the coding sequence ATGACGCCGCATCCTCACCCATCTCACACGCCGCGCTCACGCGGCATCGACTACATCGTCCTCGCCTCCGCCAAGTCCGGCACCACCTGGATGCAGCGCCTGCTCTCCGCTCACCCCCAAGTACACTGCTCCGAATCACGCCTCTTCGGCCGCTACTTCGACAAGGACAATCCCAGCGGCCCGAATCTCACGGTCGAGTCCTACATCGAGAACCTCGCCCGCCACTACCACCCGCCCGTCCCCACCCCCGACGCACCCGCCTTCTACCAGTCGCTCCTTCATAACGTCATCGACGCCGTCGCACAGACCGCTCGCGATGCATCGGGCAAGCCCCTCTACGGCGAGAAGTTCACGCCCTACCTTGGGACCGGCCAGCACGCAATTGAGCAACTCCATCGGTACAACCCCGCGCTCAAACTGATCAACCTGGTTCGCGACGGGCGAGACGTGGTTGTCTCGGGTGCGGCTCATTGGTCGAATCTGCAACTGCGAACCGCCACTCACGAGAGTGCGCCCGAGATTCGTGACGCTCTCAGCAACCGGCGTGTTCTCGCTCAACCCTTCGAGTTCTTCACCGAGCTCTGGATCGACTCCGCAACAGCCGGCCAGCGAGCAAACTCGCTCTTCGACAGCGTGCTGACCATCCAGTACGAACAGATGCTCGCATCTCCGATCCAGACCACAGTAAGAGTGCTTCGCTTCATCGGGGCTGACCCCGCTCACGCCGAACGATGCGTCGAATCCGCATCATTTCGTGCGCTCTCGGGCGGCCGGAACTCCGGCCAGGAAGATCCGACCAGCTTCTTCCGCAGGGGTGTCGCGGGTGATTGGCAGACATGGCTCTCCGATGAGCAGATAGCCGCATTCGACGCACGAGCCGGCTCGCTGCTCGAATCGCTCGGCTACGAGCGATCCATCACGGCTTCCGCCACCACATGA
- a CDS encoding class I SAM-dependent methyltransferase translates to MPTDYQDIYDHVISSEPRYNAAENSPGYAACLMWSDRIRAAGSPALDVGCGVGFVVQLLSGNLFGLESYGTDISRVAVERAAARTSGDRVRLMEGERIPFADGQFGLVTCFDVLEHIDESDVVGMRDELRRVLRAGGLLFCTASCRPAGMVDQHGENLHRTVRGPEWWAERFTPDEYLVRRAHSDVVMWWRKP, encoded by the coding sequence TTGCCGACCGACTATCAGGACATCTATGACCACGTCATCTCGTCGGAGCCCCGGTACAACGCCGCCGAGAACTCTCCCGGATACGCCGCCTGCCTGATGTGGAGCGATCGCATTCGTGCGGCCGGAAGTCCAGCGTTGGACGTTGGGTGTGGCGTCGGCTTTGTCGTTCAGTTGTTGTCGGGGAACCTGTTCGGGCTTGAGTCCTATGGAACGGACATCAGCCGCGTGGCCGTCGAGCGGGCCGCGGCTCGGACATCAGGGGATCGCGTGCGTCTGATGGAAGGCGAGAGGATTCCCTTTGCTGACGGACAGTTCGGTCTGGTGACCTGCTTCGACGTGCTGGAGCACATCGATGAGTCTGATGTTGTGGGAATGCGTGATGAACTCCGGCGCGTGCTGAGGGCCGGCGGCTTGCTGTTCTGCACGGCGTCATGCCGCCCTGCGGGGATGGTGGATCAACACGGCGAGAACCTGCACCGCACCGTTCGCGGGCCCGAGTGGTGGGCGGAGCGATTCACACCGGATGAGTACCTTGTCCGGCGGGCGCATTCTGATGTCGTCATGTGGTGGCGGAAGCCGTGA
- a CDS encoding methyltransferase domain-containing protein has translation MSQKPQLPIDHGQFEELVQRMVTMGSTPIALYGAGDLVQHLCPLMHAPQGVLAGIIDDDAKKIGKTWARLPVLELGDALAKGVKGVIITAAGPGFEKIWANRGRLREAGVYLLAYPKPFVDKGWDGTLIEQYEYSIATSRGLNPVYDREYPPANPVAWPSLLEPLMQHVKPGMTVCEIGSGTGLWTQHVIEKAGKYHAVDYAARLLYEAIEHRFSKHLGKLSLHHDEKAKLGGIPDASVDLVYSMDVFVHFKADLVHQFLESITRVLKPGGKALIHFVTWNDRAMQIWREQHRPDMDGKYGIMFYNSMDQLRVSAKSLGLRIEQVGPEIGWAFLARFEKP, from the coding sequence ATGAGCCAGAAGCCGCAACTCCCCATCGACCACGGCCAGTTCGAAGAACTCGTCCAGCGCATGGTCACCATGGGCAGCACCCCGATTGCCCTCTACGGCGCGGGCGACTTGGTTCAGCACCTCTGCCCCCTCATGCACGCCCCCCAAGGCGTCCTCGCCGGCATCATCGACGACGACGCAAAAAAGATCGGCAAGACCTGGGCCAGGCTCCCCGTCCTCGAACTCGGCGATGCCCTCGCCAAAGGTGTCAAGGGCGTCATCATCACCGCCGCAGGCCCTGGCTTCGAGAAAATCTGGGCCAATCGCGGCCGCCTCCGCGAAGCCGGCGTCTATCTCCTCGCCTATCCCAAACCCTTCGTCGACAAGGGGTGGGACGGCACGCTCATCGAGCAATACGAATACTCCATCGCCACCTCACGCGGCCTCAACCCTGTCTACGACCGCGAGTATCCGCCCGCCAATCCCGTCGCATGGCCTTCGCTCCTCGAACCACTCATGCAGCATGTGAAGCCCGGCATGACCGTCTGCGAGATCGGCAGCGGCACAGGCCTCTGGACCCAGCACGTCATCGAGAAGGCTGGCAAGTACCACGCCGTGGACTACGCCGCACGCCTCTTGTACGAGGCGATCGAACACCGCTTCAGCAAGCACCTCGGCAAGCTCTCGCTCCACCACGACGAAAAGGCCAAGCTCGGCGGCATCCCCGACGCGTCCGTAGACCTTGTGTATTCCATGGACGTTTTCGTCCACTTCAAGGCCGACCTCGTCCACCAGTTTCTTGAATCCATCACCCGCGTCCTGAAGCCCGGCGGCAAGGCCCTCATCCATTTCGTGACGTGGAACGACCGCGCCATGCAGATCTGGCGCGAGCAGCACCGCCCTGACATGGACGGCAAGTACGGCATCATGTTCTACAACTCCATGGACCAGCTCCGCGTCAGCGCCAAGTCGCTCGGTCTCAGAATCGAGCAGGTTGGCCCCGAGATCGGTTGGGCTTTTCTTGCTCGCTTCGAGAAGCCCTGA